From Oncorhynchus clarkii lewisi isolate Uvic-CL-2024 chromosome 26, UVic_Ocla_1.0, whole genome shotgun sequence, the proteins below share one genomic window:
- the LOC139385018 gene encoding CUGBP Elav-like family member 1 isoform X24, translating to MDSIDAEGLYLSTEQHGQPQCELPQTALEVSTMGGAKKMNGTLDHPDQPDIDAIKMFVGQIPRSWAEEQLRELFEPYGAVYEINVLRDRSQNPPQSKGCCFITYYTRKSALEAQNALHNMKILPGMHHPIQMKPADSEKNNAVEDRKLFIGMISKKCNENDIRLMFSPYGQIEECRILRGPDGLSRCAFITFTARQMAQSTIKSMHQSQTMEGCSSPIVVKFADTQKDKEQKRITQQLQQQMQQLNTASMWGNLTGLNSLGPQYLALYLQLLQQSATSGNALNNLHPMSGMSAGSSPTSCNNNSMNPMASLGALQSLAAGAGAGLNMGSLAELLCLGMAALNGGLGSGGLSNGTSSTMEALTQAYSGIQQYAAAALPSLYNQSLLSQQSVSAAGSQKEGPEGANLFIYHLPQEFGDQDLLQMFMPFGNVISAKVFIDKQTNLSKCFGFVSYDNPVSSQAAIQSMNGFQIGMKRLKVQLKRSKNDSKPY from the exons ATGGATAGTATCGACGCTGAGGGCTTGTACCTGTCCACGGAGCAGCATGGGCAGCCACAATGTGAGCTTCCCCAAACTGCCCTGGAGGTGTCCACCATGGGGGG GGCGAAGAAGATGAACGGGACCCTGGACCACCCGGACCAGCCCGACATCGATGCTATCAAGATGTTCGTTGGCCAGATCCCACGGTCCTGGGCAGAGGAACAGCTACGGGAGCTTTTTGAGCCTTACGGCGCTGTCTACGAAATCAATGTATTGCGTGACAGGAGTCAAAACCCCCCCCAAAGCAAAG GTTGTTGTTTCATAACATATTACACTCGCAAATCTGCATTGGAAGCACAAAATGCTCTTCACAACATGAAAATTCTCCCAGGG ATGCATCACCCCATTCAGATGAAGCCAGCTGACAGTGAGAAGAATAATG CGGTGGAAGACAGGAAGTTGTTCATAGGAATGATATCGAAAAAGTGTAATGAGAATGACATCAGACTTATGTTCTCACCGTACGGACAGATCGAGGAATGTAGAATACTACGTGGGCCGGATGGACTGAGCC GTTGTGCGTTTATAACTTTTACAGCAAGACAGATGGCACAGTCAACAATCAAATCCATGCACCAATCACAAACTATGGAG GGCTGCTCGTCTCCCATCGTAGTGAAGTTTGCCGACACGCAGAAGGACAAGGAGCAAAAGCGCATCACCCAGCAGCTTCAGCAGCAGATGCAGCAGCTCAACACTGCCTCAATGTGGGGGAATCTGACCGGGCTCAACTCTCTTGGACCACAGTATCTGGCA CTTTATTTACAGCTCCTCCAGCAGTCTGCCACCTCTGGGAATGCCCTCAACAACCTTCATCCCATGTCTGGTATGTCAG CAGGATCGTCACCCACCTCCTGTAACAACAACTCAATGAACCCCATGGCCTCCTTAGGGGCGCTGCAGTCTTTGGCCGCAGGGGCTGGAGCCGGCCTCAACATGGGCTCACTTGCAG AGCTCCTGTGTCTAGGGATGGCAGCCCTGAACGGCGGTCTAGGCAGCGGGGGCCTGTCGAACGGAACCAGTAGCACCATGGAGGCCCTTACCCAGGCCTACTCTGGGATCCAGCAGTACGCTGCTGCTGCCCTCCCCAGCCTCTACAACCAGAGCCTGCTCTCCCAACAGAGTGTCAGTGCTGCAGGAAGCCAGAAGGAAG GCCCTGAGGGAGCCAACTTGTTCATCTACCACCTCCCCCAGGAGTTTGGAGACCAGGATCTGCTCCAGATGTTCATGCCCTTTGGCAACGTTATTTCCGCTAAGGTGTTCATTGACAAGCAGACCAACCTCAGCAAGTGTTTTG GCTTTGTGAGTTACGACAATCCAGTCTCATCCCAGGCCGCCATTCAGTCGATGAACGGTTTCCAAATTGGCATGAAGCGACTAAAGGTGCAGCTGAAGAGATCCAAAAATGACAGCAAGCCATATTGA
- the LOC139385018 gene encoding CUGBP Elav-like family member 1 isoform X12 encodes MDSIDAEGLYLSTEQHGQPQCELPQTALEVSTMGGAKKMNGTLDHPDQPDIDAIKMFVGQIPRSWAEEQLRELFEPYGAVYEINVLRDRSQNPPQSKGCCFITYYTRKSALEAQNALHNMKILPGMHHPIQMKPADSEKNNAVEDRKLFIGMISKKCNENDIRLMFSPYGQIEECRILRGPDGLSRGCAFITFTARQMAQSTIKSMHQSQTMEGCSSPIVVKFADTQKDKEQKRITQQLQQQMQQLNTASMWGNLTGLNSLGPQYLALLQQSATSGNALNNLHPMSGMSGLNAMQNLAALAAAASATQATPTGSSALTTSSSPLSVLTSSAGSSPTSCNNNSMNPMASLGALQSLAAGAGAGLNMGSLAELLCLGMAALNGGLGSGGLSNGTSSTMEALTQAYSGIQQYAAAALPSLYNQSLLSQQSVSAAGSQKEGPEGANLFIYHLPQEFGDQDLLQMFMPFGNVISAKVFIDKQTNLSKCFGFVSYDNPVSSQAAIQSMNGFQIGMKRLKVQLKRSKNDSKPY; translated from the exons ATGGATAGTATCGACGCTGAGGGCTTGTACCTGTCCACGGAGCAGCATGGGCAGCCACAATGTGAGCTTCCCCAAACTGCCCTGGAGGTGTCCACCATGGGGGG GGCGAAGAAGATGAACGGGACCCTGGACCACCCGGACCAGCCCGACATCGATGCTATCAAGATGTTCGTTGGCCAGATCCCACGGTCCTGGGCAGAGGAACAGCTACGGGAGCTTTTTGAGCCTTACGGCGCTGTCTACGAAATCAATGTATTGCGTGACAGGAGTCAAAACCCCCCCCAAAGCAAAG GTTGTTGTTTCATAACATATTACACTCGCAAATCTGCATTGGAAGCACAAAATGCTCTTCACAACATGAAAATTCTCCCAGGG ATGCATCACCCCATTCAGATGAAGCCAGCTGACAGTGAGAAGAATAATG CGGTGGAAGACAGGAAGTTGTTCATAGGAATGATATCGAAAAAGTGTAATGAGAATGACATCAGACTTATGTTCTCACCGTACGGACAGATCGAGGAATGTAGAATACTACGTGGGCCGGATGGACTGAGCCGTG GTTGTGCGTTTATAACTTTTACAGCAAGACAGATGGCACAGTCAACAATCAAATCCATGCACCAATCACAAACTATGGAG GGCTGCTCGTCTCCCATCGTAGTGAAGTTTGCCGACACGCAGAAGGACAAGGAGCAAAAGCGCATCACCCAGCAGCTTCAGCAGCAGATGCAGCAGCTCAACACTGCCTCAATGTGGGGGAATCTGACCGGGCTCAACTCTCTTGGACCACAGTATCTGGCA CTCCTCCAGCAGTCTGCCACCTCTGGGAATGCCCTCAACAACCTTCATCCCATGTCTGGTATGTCAG GGCTGAATGCCATGCAGAATCTGGCTGCCCTGGCAGCAGCAGCCAGCGCCACACAGGCCACGCCCACGGGCAGCAGCGCTCTCACCACCTCTAGCAGTCCCCTCAGCGTGCTCACCAGCTCAG CAGGATCGTCACCCACCTCCTGTAACAACAACTCAATGAACCCCATGGCCTCCTTAGGGGCGCTGCAGTCTTTGGCCGCAGGGGCTGGAGCCGGCCTCAACATGGGCTCACTTGCAG AGCTCCTGTGTCTAGGGATGGCAGCCCTGAACGGCGGTCTAGGCAGCGGGGGCCTGTCGAACGGAACCAGTAGCACCATGGAGGCCCTTACCCAGGCCTACTCTGGGATCCAGCAGTACGCTGCTGCTGCCCTCCCCAGCCTCTACAACCAGAGCCTGCTCTCCCAACAGAGTGTCAGTGCTGCAGGAAGCCAGAAGGAAG GCCCTGAGGGAGCCAACTTGTTCATCTACCACCTCCCCCAGGAGTTTGGAGACCAGGATCTGCTCCAGATGTTCATGCCCTTTGGCAACGTTATTTCCGCTAAGGTGTTCATTGACAAGCAGACCAACCTCAGCAAGTGTTTTG GCTTTGTGAGTTACGACAATCCAGTCTCATCCCAGGCCGCCATTCAGTCGATGAACGGTTTCCAAATTGGCATGAAGCGACTAAAGGTGCAGCTGAAGAGATCCAAAAATGACAGCAAGCCATATTGA
- the LOC139385018 gene encoding CUGBP Elav-like family member 1 isoform X42 — protein sequence MDSIDAEGLYLSTEQHGQPQCELPQTALEVSTMGGAKKMNGTLDHPDQPDIDAIKMFVGQIPRSWAEEQLRELFEPYGAVYEINVLRDRSQNPPQSKGCCFITYYTRKSALEAQNALHNMKILPGMHHPIQMKPADSEKNNAVEDRKLFIGMISKKCNENDIRLMFSPYGQIEECRILRGPDGLSRGCAFITFTARQMAQSTIKSMHQSQTMEGCSSPIVVKFADTQKDKEQKRITQQLQQQMQQLNTASMWGNLTGLNSLGPQYLALLQQSATSGNALNNLHPMSGLNAMQNLAALAAAASATQATPTGSSALTTSSSPLSVLTSSGTSTGQQAHSSWDAYKAGSSPTSCNNNSMNPMASLGALQSLAAGAGAGLNMGSLAELLCLGMAALNGGLGSGGLSNGTSSTMEALTQAYSGIQQYAAAALPSLYNQSLLSQQSVSAAGSQKEGPEGANLFIYHLPQEFGDQDLLQMFMPFGNVISAKVFIDKQTNLSKCFGFVSYDNPVSSQAAIQSMNGFQIGMKRLKVQLKRSKNDSKPY from the exons ATGGATAGTATCGACGCTGAGGGCTTGTACCTGTCCACGGAGCAGCATGGGCAGCCACAATGTGAGCTTCCCCAAACTGCCCTGGAGGTGTCCACCATGGGGGG GGCGAAGAAGATGAACGGGACCCTGGACCACCCGGACCAGCCCGACATCGATGCTATCAAGATGTTCGTTGGCCAGATCCCACGGTCCTGGGCAGAGGAACAGCTACGGGAGCTTTTTGAGCCTTACGGCGCTGTCTACGAAATCAATGTATTGCGTGACAGGAGTCAAAACCCCCCCCAAAGCAAAG GTTGTTGTTTCATAACATATTACACTCGCAAATCTGCATTGGAAGCACAAAATGCTCTTCACAACATGAAAATTCTCCCAGGG ATGCATCACCCCATTCAGATGAAGCCAGCTGACAGTGAGAAGAATAATG CGGTGGAAGACAGGAAGTTGTTCATAGGAATGATATCGAAAAAGTGTAATGAGAATGACATCAGACTTATGTTCTCACCGTACGGACAGATCGAGGAATGTAGAATACTACGTGGGCCGGATGGACTGAGCCGTG GTTGTGCGTTTATAACTTTTACAGCAAGACAGATGGCACAGTCAACAATCAAATCCATGCACCAATCACAAACTATGGAG GGCTGCTCGTCTCCCATCGTAGTGAAGTTTGCCGACACGCAGAAGGACAAGGAGCAAAAGCGCATCACCCAGCAGCTTCAGCAGCAGATGCAGCAGCTCAACACTGCCTCAATGTGGGGGAATCTGACCGGGCTCAACTCTCTTGGACCACAGTATCTGGCA CTCCTCCAGCAGTCTGCCACCTCTGGGAATGCCCTCAACAACCTTCATCCCATGTCTG GGCTGAATGCCATGCAGAATCTGGCTGCCCTGGCAGCAGCAGCCAGCGCCACACAGGCCACGCCCACGGGCAGCAGCGCTCTCACCACCTCTAGCAGTCCCCTCAGCGTGCTCACCAGCTCAGGTACGAGTACTGGACAGCAGGCACACTCATCATGGGACGCCTACAAGG CAGGATCGTCACCCACCTCCTGTAACAACAACTCAATGAACCCCATGGCCTCCTTAGGGGCGCTGCAGTCTTTGGCCGCAGGGGCTGGAGCCGGCCTCAACATGGGCTCACTTGCAG AGCTCCTGTGTCTAGGGATGGCAGCCCTGAACGGCGGTCTAGGCAGCGGGGGCCTGTCGAACGGAACCAGTAGCACCATGGAGGCCCTTACCCAGGCCTACTCTGGGATCCAGCAGTACGCTGCTGCTGCCCTCCCCAGCCTCTACAACCAGAGCCTGCTCTCCCAACAGAGTGTCAGTGCTGCAGGAAGCCAGAAGGAAG GCCCTGAGGGAGCCAACTTGTTCATCTACCACCTCCCCCAGGAGTTTGGAGACCAGGATCTGCTCCAGATGTTCATGCCCTTTGGCAACGTTATTTCCGCTAAGGTGTTCATTGACAAGCAGACCAACCTCAGCAAGTGTTTTG GCTTTGTGAGTTACGACAATCCAGTCTCATCCCAGGCCGCCATTCAGTCGATGAACGGTTTCCAAATTGGCATGAAGCGACTAAAGGTGCAGCTGAAGAGATCCAAAAATGACAGCAAGCCATATTGA
- the LOC139385018 gene encoding CUGBP Elav-like family member 1 isoform X1, producing MDSIDAEGLYLSTEQHGQPQCELPQTALEVSTMGGAKKMNGTLDHPDQPDIDAIKMFVGQIPRSWAEEQLRELFEPYGAVYEINVLRDRSQNPPQSKGCCFITYYTRKSALEAQNALHNMKILPGMHHPIQMKPADSEKNNAVEDRKLFIGMISKKCNENDIRLMFSPYGQIEECRILRGPDGLSRGCAFITFTARQMAQSTIKSMHQSQTMEGCSSPIVVKFADTQKDKEQKRITQQLQQQMQQLNTASMWGNLTGLNSLGPQYLALYLQLLQQSATSGNALNNLHPMSGMSGLNAMQNLAALAAAASATQATPTGSSALTTSSSPLSVLTSSGTSTGQQAHSSWDAYKAGSSPTSCNNNSMNPMASLGALQSLAAGAGAGLNMGSLAELLCLGMAALNGGLGSGGLSNGTSSTMEALTQAYSGIQQYAAAALPSLYNQSLLSQQSVSAAGSQKEGPEGANLFIYHLPQEFGDQDLLQMFMPFGNVISAKVFIDKQTNLSKCFGFVSYDNPVSSQAAIQSMNGFQIGMKRLKVQLKRSKNDSKPY from the exons ATGGATAGTATCGACGCTGAGGGCTTGTACCTGTCCACGGAGCAGCATGGGCAGCCACAATGTGAGCTTCCCCAAACTGCCCTGGAGGTGTCCACCATGGGGGG GGCGAAGAAGATGAACGGGACCCTGGACCACCCGGACCAGCCCGACATCGATGCTATCAAGATGTTCGTTGGCCAGATCCCACGGTCCTGGGCAGAGGAACAGCTACGGGAGCTTTTTGAGCCTTACGGCGCTGTCTACGAAATCAATGTATTGCGTGACAGGAGTCAAAACCCCCCCCAAAGCAAAG GTTGTTGTTTCATAACATATTACACTCGCAAATCTGCATTGGAAGCACAAAATGCTCTTCACAACATGAAAATTCTCCCAGGG ATGCATCACCCCATTCAGATGAAGCCAGCTGACAGTGAGAAGAATAATG CGGTGGAAGACAGGAAGTTGTTCATAGGAATGATATCGAAAAAGTGTAATGAGAATGACATCAGACTTATGTTCTCACCGTACGGACAGATCGAGGAATGTAGAATACTACGTGGGCCGGATGGACTGAGCCGTG GTTGTGCGTTTATAACTTTTACAGCAAGACAGATGGCACAGTCAACAATCAAATCCATGCACCAATCACAAACTATGGAG GGCTGCTCGTCTCCCATCGTAGTGAAGTTTGCCGACACGCAGAAGGACAAGGAGCAAAAGCGCATCACCCAGCAGCTTCAGCAGCAGATGCAGCAGCTCAACACTGCCTCAATGTGGGGGAATCTGACCGGGCTCAACTCTCTTGGACCACAGTATCTGGCA CTTTATTTACAGCTCCTCCAGCAGTCTGCCACCTCTGGGAATGCCCTCAACAACCTTCATCCCATGTCTGGTATGTCAG GGCTGAATGCCATGCAGAATCTGGCTGCCCTGGCAGCAGCAGCCAGCGCCACACAGGCCACGCCCACGGGCAGCAGCGCTCTCACCACCTCTAGCAGTCCCCTCAGCGTGCTCACCAGCTCAGGTACGAGTACTGGACAGCAGGCACACTCATCATGGGACGCCTACAAGG CAGGATCGTCACCCACCTCCTGTAACAACAACTCAATGAACCCCATGGCCTCCTTAGGGGCGCTGCAGTCTTTGGCCGCAGGGGCTGGAGCCGGCCTCAACATGGGCTCACTTGCAG AGCTCCTGTGTCTAGGGATGGCAGCCCTGAACGGCGGTCTAGGCAGCGGGGGCCTGTCGAACGGAACCAGTAGCACCATGGAGGCCCTTACCCAGGCCTACTCTGGGATCCAGCAGTACGCTGCTGCTGCCCTCCCCAGCCTCTACAACCAGAGCCTGCTCTCCCAACAGAGTGTCAGTGCTGCAGGAAGCCAGAAGGAAG GCCCTGAGGGAGCCAACTTGTTCATCTACCACCTCCCCCAGGAGTTTGGAGACCAGGATCTGCTCCAGATGTTCATGCCCTTTGGCAACGTTATTTCCGCTAAGGTGTTCATTGACAAGCAGACCAACCTCAGCAAGTGTTTTG GCTTTGTGAGTTACGACAATCCAGTCTCATCCCAGGCCGCCATTCAGTCGATGAACGGTTTCCAAATTGGCATGAAGCGACTAAAGGTGCAGCTGAAGAGATCCAAAAATGACAGCAAGCCATATTGA
- the LOC139385018 gene encoding CUGBP Elav-like family member 1 isoform X18 — MNGTLDHPDQPDIDAIKMFVGQIPRSWAEEQLRELFEPYGAVYEINVLRDRSQNPPQSKGCCFITYYTRKSALEAQNALHNMKILPGMHHPIQMKPADSEKNNAVEDRKLFIGMISKKCNENDIRLMFSPYGQIEECRILRGPDGLSRCAFITFTARQMAQSTIKSMHQSQTMEGCSSPIVVKFADTQKDKEQKRITQQLQQQMQQLNTASMWGNLTGLNSLGPQYLALLQQSATSGNALNNLHPMSGLNAMQNLAALAAAASATQATPTGSSALTTSSSPLSVLTSSGTSTGQQAHSSWDAYKAGSSPTSCNNNSMNPMASLGALQSLAAGAGAGLNMGSLAELLCLGMAALNGGLGSGGLSNGTSSTMEALTQAYSGIQQYAAAALPSLYNQSLLSQQSVSAAGSQKEGPEGANLFIYHLPQEFGDQDLLQMFMPFGNVISAKVFIDKQTNLSKCFGFVSYDNPVSSQAAIQSMNGFQIGMKRLKVQLKRSKNDSKPY, encoded by the exons ATGAACGGGACCCTGGACCACCCGGACCAGCCCGACATCGATGCTATCAAGATGTTCGTTGGCCAGATCCCACGGTCCTGGGCAGAGGAACAGCTACGGGAGCTTTTTGAGCCTTACGGCGCTGTCTACGAAATCAATGTATTGCGTGACAGGAGTCAAAACCCCCCCCAAAGCAAAG GTTGTTGTTTCATAACATATTACACTCGCAAATCTGCATTGGAAGCACAAAATGCTCTTCACAACATGAAAATTCTCCCAGGG ATGCATCACCCCATTCAGATGAAGCCAGCTGACAGTGAGAAGAATAATG CGGTGGAAGACAGGAAGTTGTTCATAGGAATGATATCGAAAAAGTGTAATGAGAATGACATCAGACTTATGTTCTCACCGTACGGACAGATCGAGGAATGTAGAATACTACGTGGGCCGGATGGACTGAGCC GTTGTGCGTTTATAACTTTTACAGCAAGACAGATGGCACAGTCAACAATCAAATCCATGCACCAATCACAAACTATGGAG GGCTGCTCGTCTCCCATCGTAGTGAAGTTTGCCGACACGCAGAAGGACAAGGAGCAAAAGCGCATCACCCAGCAGCTTCAGCAGCAGATGCAGCAGCTCAACACTGCCTCAATGTGGGGGAATCTGACCGGGCTCAACTCTCTTGGACCACAGTATCTGGCA CTCCTCCAGCAGTCTGCCACCTCTGGGAATGCCCTCAACAACCTTCATCCCATGTCTG GGCTGAATGCCATGCAGAATCTGGCTGCCCTGGCAGCAGCAGCCAGCGCCACACAGGCCACGCCCACGGGCAGCAGCGCTCTCACCACCTCTAGCAGTCCCCTCAGCGTGCTCACCAGCTCAGGTACGAGTACTGGACAGCAGGCACACTCATCATGGGACGCCTACAAGG CAGGATCGTCACCCACCTCCTGTAACAACAACTCAATGAACCCCATGGCCTCCTTAGGGGCGCTGCAGTCTTTGGCCGCAGGGGCTGGAGCCGGCCTCAACATGGGCTCACTTGCAG AGCTCCTGTGTCTAGGGATGGCAGCCCTGAACGGCGGTCTAGGCAGCGGGGGCCTGTCGAACGGAACCAGTAGCACCATGGAGGCCCTTACCCAGGCCTACTCTGGGATCCAGCAGTACGCTGCTGCTGCCCTCCCCAGCCTCTACAACCAGAGCCTGCTCTCCCAACAGAGTGTCAGTGCTGCAGGAAGCCAGAAGGAAG GCCCTGAGGGAGCCAACTTGTTCATCTACCACCTCCCCCAGGAGTTTGGAGACCAGGATCTGCTCCAGATGTTCATGCCCTTTGGCAACGTTATTTCCGCTAAGGTGTTCATTGACAAGCAGACCAACCTCAGCAAGTGTTTTG GCTTTGTGAGTTACGACAATCCAGTCTCATCCCAGGCCGCCATTCAGTCGATGAACGGTTTCCAAATTGGCATGAAGCGACTAAAGGTGCAGCTGAAGAGATCCAAAAATGACAGCAAGCCATATTGA
- the LOC139385018 gene encoding CUGBP Elav-like family member 1 isoform X28: MDSIDAEGLYLSTEQHGQPQCELPQTALEVSTMGGAKKMNGTLDHPDQPDIDAIKMFVGQIPRSWAEEQLRELFEPYGAVYEINVLRDRSQNPPQSKGCCFITYYTRKSALEAQNALHNMKILPGMHHPIQMKPADSEKNNAVEDRKLFIGMISKKCNENDIRLMFSPYGQIEECRILRGPDGLSRGCAFITFTARQMAQSTIKSMHQSQTMEGCSSPIVVKFADTQKDKEQKRITQQLQQQMQQLNTASMWGNLTGLNSLGPQYLALYLQLLQQSATSGNALNNLHPMSGMSAGSSPTSCNNNSMNPMASLGALQSLAAGAGAGLNMGSLAGMAALNGGLGSGGLSNGTSSTMEALTQAYSGIQQYAAAALPSLYNQSLLSQQSVSAAGSQKEGPEGANLFIYHLPQEFGDQDLLQMFMPFGNVISAKVFIDKQTNLSKCFGFVSYDNPVSSQAAIQSMNGFQIGMKRLKVQLKRSKNDSKPY; encoded by the exons ATGGATAGTATCGACGCTGAGGGCTTGTACCTGTCCACGGAGCAGCATGGGCAGCCACAATGTGAGCTTCCCCAAACTGCCCTGGAGGTGTCCACCATGGGGGG GGCGAAGAAGATGAACGGGACCCTGGACCACCCGGACCAGCCCGACATCGATGCTATCAAGATGTTCGTTGGCCAGATCCCACGGTCCTGGGCAGAGGAACAGCTACGGGAGCTTTTTGAGCCTTACGGCGCTGTCTACGAAATCAATGTATTGCGTGACAGGAGTCAAAACCCCCCCCAAAGCAAAG GTTGTTGTTTCATAACATATTACACTCGCAAATCTGCATTGGAAGCACAAAATGCTCTTCACAACATGAAAATTCTCCCAGGG ATGCATCACCCCATTCAGATGAAGCCAGCTGACAGTGAGAAGAATAATG CGGTGGAAGACAGGAAGTTGTTCATAGGAATGATATCGAAAAAGTGTAATGAGAATGACATCAGACTTATGTTCTCACCGTACGGACAGATCGAGGAATGTAGAATACTACGTGGGCCGGATGGACTGAGCCGTG GTTGTGCGTTTATAACTTTTACAGCAAGACAGATGGCACAGTCAACAATCAAATCCATGCACCAATCACAAACTATGGAG GGCTGCTCGTCTCCCATCGTAGTGAAGTTTGCCGACACGCAGAAGGACAAGGAGCAAAAGCGCATCACCCAGCAGCTTCAGCAGCAGATGCAGCAGCTCAACACTGCCTCAATGTGGGGGAATCTGACCGGGCTCAACTCTCTTGGACCACAGTATCTGGCA CTTTATTTACAGCTCCTCCAGCAGTCTGCCACCTCTGGGAATGCCCTCAACAACCTTCATCCCATGTCTGGTATGTCAG CAGGATCGTCACCCACCTCCTGTAACAACAACTCAATGAACCCCATGGCCTCCTTAGGGGCGCTGCAGTCTTTGGCCGCAGGGGCTGGAGCCGGCCTCAACATGGGCTCACTTGCAG GGATGGCAGCCCTGAACGGCGGTCTAGGCAGCGGGGGCCTGTCGAACGGAACCAGTAGCACCATGGAGGCCCTTACCCAGGCCTACTCTGGGATCCAGCAGTACGCTGCTGCTGCCCTCCCCAGCCTCTACAACCAGAGCCTGCTCTCCCAACAGAGTGTCAGTGCTGCAGGAAGCCAGAAGGAAG GCCCTGAGGGAGCCAACTTGTTCATCTACCACCTCCCCCAGGAGTTTGGAGACCAGGATCTGCTCCAGATGTTCATGCCCTTTGGCAACGTTATTTCCGCTAAGGTGTTCATTGACAAGCAGACCAACCTCAGCAAGTGTTTTG GCTTTGTGAGTTACGACAATCCAGTCTCATCCCAGGCCGCCATTCAGTCGATGAACGGTTTCCAAATTGGCATGAAGCGACTAAAGGTGCAGCTGAAGAGATCCAAAAATGACAGCAAGCCATATTGA
- the LOC139385018 gene encoding CUGBP Elav-like family member 1 isoform X39 has translation MNGTLDHPDQPDIDAIKMFVGQIPRSWAEEQLRELFEPYGAVYEINVLRDRSQNPPQSKGCCFITYYTRKSALEAQNALHNMKILPGMHHPIQMKPADSEKNNAVEDRKLFIGMISKKCNENDIRLMFSPYGQIEECRILRGPDGLSRCAFITFTARQMAQSTIKSMHQSQTMEGCSSPIVVKFADTQKDKEQKRITQQLQQQMQQLNTASMWGNLTGLNSLGPQYLALYLQLLQQSATSGNALNNLHPMSGMSGSSPTSCNNNSMNPMASLGALQSLAAGAGAGLNMGSLAGMAALNGGLGSGGLSNGTSSTMEALTQAYSGIQQYAAAALPSLYNQSLLSQQSVSAAGSQKEGPEGANLFIYHLPQEFGDQDLLQMFMPFGNVISAKVFIDKQTNLSKCFGFVSYDNPVSSQAAIQSMNGFQIGMKRLKVQLKRSKNDSKPY, from the exons ATGAACGGGACCCTGGACCACCCGGACCAGCCCGACATCGATGCTATCAAGATGTTCGTTGGCCAGATCCCACGGTCCTGGGCAGAGGAACAGCTACGGGAGCTTTTTGAGCCTTACGGCGCTGTCTACGAAATCAATGTATTGCGTGACAGGAGTCAAAACCCCCCCCAAAGCAAAG GTTGTTGTTTCATAACATATTACACTCGCAAATCTGCATTGGAAGCACAAAATGCTCTTCACAACATGAAAATTCTCCCAGGG ATGCATCACCCCATTCAGATGAAGCCAGCTGACAGTGAGAAGAATAATG CGGTGGAAGACAGGAAGTTGTTCATAGGAATGATATCGAAAAAGTGTAATGAGAATGACATCAGACTTATGTTCTCACCGTACGGACAGATCGAGGAATGTAGAATACTACGTGGGCCGGATGGACTGAGCC GTTGTGCGTTTATAACTTTTACAGCAAGACAGATGGCACAGTCAACAATCAAATCCATGCACCAATCACAAACTATGGAG GGCTGCTCGTCTCCCATCGTAGTGAAGTTTGCCGACACGCAGAAGGACAAGGAGCAAAAGCGCATCACCCAGCAGCTTCAGCAGCAGATGCAGCAGCTCAACACTGCCTCAATGTGGGGGAATCTGACCGGGCTCAACTCTCTTGGACCACAGTATCTGGCA CTTTATTTACAGCTCCTCCAGCAGTCTGCCACCTCTGGGAATGCCCTCAACAACCTTCATCCCATGTCTGGTATGTCAG GATCGTCACCCACCTCCTGTAACAACAACTCAATGAACCCCATGGCCTCCTTAGGGGCGCTGCAGTCTTTGGCCGCAGGGGCTGGAGCCGGCCTCAACATGGGCTCACTTGCAG GGATGGCAGCCCTGAACGGCGGTCTAGGCAGCGGGGGCCTGTCGAACGGAACCAGTAGCACCATGGAGGCCCTTACCCAGGCCTACTCTGGGATCCAGCAGTACGCTGCTGCTGCCCTCCCCAGCCTCTACAACCAGAGCCTGCTCTCCCAACAGAGTGTCAGTGCTGCAGGAAGCCAGAAGGAAG GCCCTGAGGGAGCCAACTTGTTCATCTACCACCTCCCCCAGGAGTTTGGAGACCAGGATCTGCTCCAGATGTTCATGCCCTTTGGCAACGTTATTTCCGCTAAGGTGTTCATTGACAAGCAGACCAACCTCAGCAAGTGTTTTG GCTTTGTGAGTTACGACAATCCAGTCTCATCCCAGGCCGCCATTCAGTCGATGAACGGTTTCCAAATTGGCATGAAGCGACTAAAGGTGCAGCTGAAGAGATCCAAAAATGACAGCAAGCCATATTGA